From Solanum lycopersicum chromosome 8, SLM_r2.1, the proteins below share one genomic window:
- the LOC101245191 gene encoding uncharacterized protein codes for MAVFLDEEEVWKCPKHPSKRRRNGVCPVCLKDRLVILCPDCANVRPCACYASATSSSSSASSSFSLFSSSSGRSGGGGGGCDGGCSVARVSNLIDSEPSFRRSRSVGIPFLRSSREKNSVERKNQPNCKNSKMSKTPSFWSVFKLSKSKRYGDSENDESKPKPKAKADIHHENINEFTDGRIEDFARMMKRSRSMSVVITSVSGAGDCNKSPSKSKGWHFPSPMRVFRQSKASKLVHERSPLYRG; via the coding sequence ATGGCAGTCTTTTTAGATGAAGAAGAAGTATGGAAATGTCCAAAACACCCTTCAAAGAGACGGAGGAACGGTGTTTGCCCTGTTTGTCTTAAGGACCGTCTCGTCATTCTCTGCCCTGACTGTGCTAACGTACGCCCCTGTGCTTGCTACGCTTCTGCGACGTCGTCTTCTTCCTCCGCTTCCTCTTCGTTTTCTCTATTTTCCTCATCGTCCGGTCGTAGCGGCGGCGGTGGAGGCGGTTGCGACGGAGGTTGCTCAGTCGCACGAGTCTCCAATCTCATAGATAGTGAACCTTCTTTCCGTAGATCGAGATCCGTCGGAATTCCGTTCCTCCGATCATCACGAGAGAAAAATTCCGTCGAAAGAAAAAATCAGCCGAATTGTAAAAACAGTAAGATGAGCAAGACGCCGTCGTTTTGGTCGGTTTTCAAGTTGAGCAAGAGTAAGAGATACGGAGATTCAGAGAATGATGAATCGAAACCGAAACCAAAAGCGAAAGCGGATATTCATCATGAAAATATTAACGAATTTACTGATGGTAGAATTGAGGATTTTGCAAGGATGATGAAGAGATCACGATCAATGAGTGTCGTGATAACTTCAGTTTCCGGCGCCGGTGACTGCAATAAGTCACCGTCGAAGTCGAAAGGATGGCATTTTCCAAGTCCAATGAGAGTTTTCCGGCAATCGAAGGCTTCGAAATTGGTTCACGAACGGTCGCCTTTGTACAGAGGTTGa